From a single Shewanella denitrificans OS217 genomic region:
- the ompW gene encoding outer membrane protein OmpW — protein MNNNITLALLAAGLITASFTNVAQAHQAGDIIVRAGIATVAPNESSPVVAAVDEFTVDTNTQLGLNFAYMLTDSIGVELLAASPFSHDISLGSLGQIAETKHLPPTLVAQYYFGQASSVVRPYIGLGLNYTNFYDNEFTNDLNGALTNLSMTSSWGVAAQVGLDYKLNKDWLVNASVWYAKIQTDVSFDMGGIAQKVETDIDPWVYMVSVGYSF, from the coding sequence ATGAATAATAACATCACCCTAGCTTTACTTGCAGCAGGTCTTATTACTGCAAGTTTTACTAATGTTGCTCAAGCTCATCAAGCAGGCGACATTATCGTCCGTGCTGGTATAGCAACCGTCGCGCCCAATGAATCTAGCCCTGTGGTTGCCGCCGTGGATGAATTCACTGTGGATACTAACACTCAACTAGGGCTTAACTTTGCCTATATGCTGACAGACAGTATAGGAGTCGAATTACTCGCCGCCTCGCCGTTTAGCCATGACATTTCCCTAGGATCCTTAGGTCAGATTGCCGAGACTAAGCATTTACCGCCAACACTAGTGGCCCAGTATTATTTTGGACAAGCCAGCAGCGTAGTGCGTCCTTATATAGGCCTAGGGCTTAACTACACCAATTTCTATGATAACGAATTCACCAATGACTTAAATGGTGCACTCACCAATTTAAGCATGACCTCATCTTGGGGCGTAGCCGCGCAGGTTGGCCTAGATTATAAGCTGAATAAAGACTGGTTAGTGAATGCCTCAGTGTGGTACGCCAAAATCCAAACCGATGTCAGCTTTGATATGGGCGGCATAGCGCAAAAGGTTGAA
- a CDS encoding nucleotidyltransferase family protein produces MSLTSTFVSQQAQLFHWLQHDEERMYALHAALNIAKHNHIEHWLIAAGFVRNLVWDKLHGYPSNLIMDHGEQVDVDFIYFCSKDSAKARDVDLEQQFKQLGDGLAWSVKNQSRMHSRNGDEPYVDLKDAMGHWPEKETAIGIRLVPNLVSFEFHLETAFGLDSLFQLQLSHNPQRQYQQFQARLAQKRWLERYPQLTTIPS; encoded by the coding sequence ATGTCACTAACATCCACCTTTGTTTCACAGCAAGCCCAGCTATTTCATTGGCTACAGCACGACGAAGAGCGCATGTATGCCTTGCATGCGGCGCTTAATATCGCCAAACATAACCATATCGAACACTGGCTGATAGCCGCGGGGTTTGTGCGAAATTTGGTGTGGGATAAACTGCATGGTTACCCCTCTAACCTGATTATGGATCACGGCGAGCAAGTCGATGTGGATTTTATTTATTTTTGCTCTAAAGACAGCGCTAAGGCGCGGGATGTCGATTTGGAGCAGCAGTTTAAGCAATTAGGCGATGGCTTGGCCTGGTCGGTGAAGAATCAAAGCCGCATGCACAGTCGTAATGGTGATGAGCCCTATGTGGATCTTAAGGATGCCATGGGGCACTGGCCGGAGAAGGAAACTGCCATAGGTATAAGACTTGTGCCTAATTTAGTGTCTTTTGAATTCCATTTAGAAACCGCATTCGGCTTAGACAGCTTGTTTCAGCTGCAACTGAGTCATAACCCTCAAAGGCAATACCAGCAATTTCAAGCAAGGCTCGCCCAGAAACGCTGGCTTGAACGCTATCCCCAGTTAACCACTATCCCCAGTTAA
- the maiA gene encoding maleylacetoacetate isomerase translates to MKLFGYWRSSAAYRVRIALNLKGLSAEHISVHLVKNGGEQHSPEYAELNPQHLVPTLVDSNEMGEFSLSQSMAIMEYLDEKHPQAPLLPTNLEDKAIVRAMAQSIACEVHPLNNLRVLQYLVDEMGLDEAAKLKWYHHWIIQGFAAYELLLTRYSGRYSFGDSVTIADLCLVPQVYNAKRFNVPLEAYPELMRVFDECQQLDAFKQAAPEAQSDAS, encoded by the coding sequence ATGAAACTATTTGGTTACTGGCGTTCAAGTGCCGCTTATCGGGTACGCATAGCACTGAATTTAAAAGGCTTAAGTGCTGAGCATATTTCGGTGCACTTAGTGAAAAATGGCGGCGAGCAGCACAGCCCTGAGTATGCAGAATTAAACCCTCAGCATTTGGTGCCGACCTTAGTGGACAGTAATGAAATGGGCGAGTTTAGCCTGTCGCAATCTATGGCCATCATGGAATATTTAGATGAAAAGCATCCACAAGCGCCATTATTGCCCACCAATCTTGAAGATAAAGCCATAGTGCGCGCCATGGCGCAATCTATCGCCTGTGAAGTACATCCGCTAAATAATTTACGCGTATTGCAATATTTAGTGGATGAAATGGGCCTAGACGAAGCCGCCAAGCTTAAGTGGTATCACCATTGGATTATCCAAGGTTTTGCCGCCTATGAGCTATTATTAACTCGCTACAGCGGTCGTTACAGCTTTGGCGATAGCGTTACTATCGCCGATTTATGTTTGGTGCCGCAGGTTTATAATGCCAAACGCTTTAATGTGCCTTTAGAGGCGTATCCAGAGCTAATGCGGGTATTCGATGAGTGTCAGCAGCTGGATGCCTTCAAGCAAGCGGCCCCGGAAGCCCAGAGTGATGCGAGCTAA
- a CDS encoding fumarylacetoacetate hydrolase family protein, producing MKLASYNNGRRDGQLMLVSRDLTQAVAVPAIAHTMQQLLDAWALLKPQLQELYDALNAGQMDNAVAFDQSKCLSPLPRAYQWADGSAYVNHVELVRKARGAEMPETFWTDPLVYQGGSDSFIAPTADIEMASEDWGIDFESEIAVVTDDVPMGVSADNAGEHIKLLMLVNDVSLRNLIPGELAKGFGFFQSKPSSSFSPVAITPDELGDKWQDSKVHLPLVTHLNNDLFGRPNAGVDMTFNFSQLVAHVAKSRPLGAGAIIGSGTISNYDRSAGSSCLAEKRMLEIIADGKASTPFMRFGDKVRIEMFDDNNVSIFGAIDQSVVKYPS from the coding sequence ATGAAACTTGCAAGCTATAACAATGGACGCCGCGATGGTCAGCTAATGCTAGTGAGCCGCGATCTCACCCAGGCTGTCGCTGTTCCTGCTATTGCTCATACCATGCAGCAATTACTCGATGCTTGGGCACTGCTTAAGCCACAACTGCAAGAACTTTATGACGCCTTGAACGCTGGGCAAATGGATAACGCGGTTGCATTTGATCAAAGCAAATGCCTGTCGCCATTGCCACGTGCTTACCAATGGGCCGATGGCAGTGCCTATGTGAATCACGTTGAATTGGTGCGTAAAGCCCGCGGCGCTGAAATGCCAGAAACCTTCTGGACTGATCCCTTGGTCTACCAAGGCGGCTCAGACAGCTTTATCGCGCCGACGGCCGATATCGAGATGGCAAGCGAAGACTGGGGCATAGATTTCGAATCTGAAATTGCCGTGGTCACTGACGACGTGCCTATGGGCGTGAGTGCTGACAATGCAGGCGAGCACATTAAGCTACTTATGTTAGTGAATGATGTGTCACTGCGTAACCTTATTCCAGGCGAATTGGCTAAAGGCTTTGGTTTCTTCCAATCTAAGCCATCCAGCAGTTTCTCTCCTGTTGCCATTACGCCCGATGAGTTAGGCGACAAGTGGCAAGACTCGAAAGTACATTTGCCTTTAGTGACTCACCTAAACAATGATTTGTTTGGTCGTCCAAATGCGGGTGTGGACATGACCTTTAACTTTAGTCAGTTAGTGGCTCATGTGGCTAAGAGCCGTCCATTAGGCGCAGGGGCGATTATCGGTTCAGGCACGATTTCAAACTATGACCGCAGCGCGGGTTCTAGCTGTTTAGCCGAAAAACGCATGCTTGAAATCATTGCCGACGGCAAAGCCAGCACGCCATTTATGCGTTTTGGTGACAAGGTACGCATCGAGATGTTTGATGACAACAATGTCAGCATCTTTGGCGCTATCGATCAGAGCGTGGTTAAATACCCAAGCTAA
- the tyrR gene encoding transcriptional regulator TyrR — translation MRLEVSCIDRVGLAKDILVILERYGINLIAIDASNRGFLYLQFAEISFETLRELMPLIRKVESVHDVRTVSFMPSEQEHYALKTLLQTLPDSVFSINAKGRIRIVNESALLTLSMAEHEVLDESLNHWVQGFNFGRWLSEPQVLAQATRVTIGTNEYLAEMLPIYLPDENDSQILAGAVVSLKSPARVGKQFNALQNQTTGFESVLAMSDKMKDVLKQARRMAQLDAPLLITGETGTGKELMARASHDASMRREKPFIAINCAALPDSAAEEELFGFVNQGTVVKRGLFEEASGGTVYLDEIAEMSKTAQVKLLRFLQDGCFRRIGGDEEVRADVRIICSTQKNLAELCQTDEFREDLYYRIHVLSYHMPALRERKVDVIPLTEMFLEHYSQQLSSPLRRISASCRDYLFSYAWPGNVRQLKNAVFRAVSMWDGATELTVEQLKLPSYAEGFGYFDEEFEGSLDDAMKEYEAGLLRRLYPAYPSTRQLAKKLGVSHTAIANKLRDYQIVKKR, via the coding sequence ATGCGTTTGGAAGTCAGTTGTATCGACCGGGTCGGTTTAGCCAAGGATATTTTGGTTATTTTAGAAAGATATGGCATCAATCTTATCGCCATCGACGCCAGCAATCGCGGTTTCTTATATTTGCAATTTGCCGAGATTAGTTTTGAAACTTTGCGTGAACTTATGCCGCTTATCCGTAAAGTGGAAAGCGTGCACGATGTGCGCACTGTGTCCTTTATGCCTTCAGAGCAAGAGCATTACGCCTTAAAAACCTTATTGCAAACCCTGCCAGACTCAGTTTTTTCTATCAATGCCAAGGGCCGAATTCGCATAGTGAACGAATCGGCATTACTGACCTTAAGCATGGCCGAGCATGAAGTGCTGGATGAATCTCTCAACCATTGGGTGCAAGGCTTTAACTTTGGTCGTTGGCTCAGTGAGCCGCAAGTGTTGGCGCAGGCGACAAGGGTCACCATAGGCACGAACGAATACCTTGCCGAAATGCTGCCGATTTACCTGCCTGATGAAAACGACAGCCAAATTCTTGCCGGCGCCGTGGTGTCGCTTAAATCGCCTGCTCGAGTCGGCAAGCAATTTAATGCTTTGCAAAATCAGACCACGGGCTTTGAAAGCGTATTGGCCATGAGTGACAAGATGAAAGACGTGCTCAAGCAGGCAAGACGCATGGCTCAGCTGGATGCACCGCTACTTATCACAGGGGAAACCGGCACAGGTAAGGAGCTGATGGCTAGAGCCAGTCACGATGCCAGCATGCGCCGTGAAAAACCCTTTATTGCCATCAATTGCGCCGCGCTTCCGGACAGCGCCGCCGAAGAAGAGCTGTTCGGCTTTGTTAATCAAGGCACTGTGGTGAAGCGTGGCTTGTTCGAAGAAGCCAGTGGCGGCACTGTATACTTAGATGAAATTGCCGAAATGTCCAAAACGGCCCAGGTCAAGTTACTGCGTTTTCTGCAGGATGGCTGCTTTAGACGCATTGGTGGCGATGAAGAAGTGCGCGCTGATGTACGCATCATTTGTTCGACCCAGAAAAATCTCGCCGAGCTTTGTCAAACCGATGAGTTTAGAGAAGATCTTTATTATCGTATTCATGTGCTTAGCTACCATATGCCCGCCCTTCGGGAGCGAAAGGTGGATGTCATCCCACTGACAGAAATGTTCCTCGAGCACTACAGTCAGCAGTTATCTAGCCCCTTAAGGCGTATCTCTGCCAGTTGCCGTGATTACCTGTTCAGCTATGCCTGGCCTGGCAATGTGCGCCAACTGAAAAATGCGGTCTTTAGGGCGGTGTCCATGTGGGATGGCGCCACAGAGCTCACGGTAGAGCAGCTTAAACTGCCATCCTATGCCGAAGGTTTTGGCTATTTCGATGAAGAATTTGAAGGTAGCCTAGATGATGCTATGAAAGAGTACGAAGCCGGATTGCTCAGACGCTTGTATCCCGCTTATCCCAGTACCCGCCAACTGGCGAAAAAACTCGGGGTATCCCATACGGCGATTGCCAATAAGCTTAGGGATTATCAGATAGTCAAGAAACGCTAA